A single window of Usitatibacter rugosus DNA harbors:
- a CDS encoding winged helix DNA-binding protein gives MKTKPIVPPRIVSSAHLAVGRGAEVSEFEYGMIMCGHAFHRWIVRCMAAAGMKDMTPMDVLVLHHVNHRARNKKLADICFVLNVEDTHVVSYSLKKLAAAGFVKSERNGKEVLFATTARGQALIDKYREVREACLVASLNPDGSDNDKLADVASFLRFMSGLYDQAARAASSL, from the coding sequence ATGAAAACGAAACCGATCGTCCCGCCGCGCATCGTCTCCTCCGCCCACCTCGCCGTGGGGCGCGGGGCCGAGGTCTCGGAATTCGAGTACGGGATGATCATGTGCGGCCACGCGTTCCATCGCTGGATCGTGCGCTGCATGGCCGCCGCGGGCATGAAGGACATGACGCCCATGGACGTCCTGGTCCTCCATCACGTGAACCACCGCGCCCGCAACAAGAAGCTCGCCGACATCTGCTTCGTGCTGAACGTCGAGGATACCCACGTCGTCAGCTACTCGCTGAAGAAGCTCGCCGCGGCCGGCTTCGTGAAGAGCGAGCGGAACGGCAAGGAGGTCCTCTTCGCCACCACGGCTCGCGGGCAGGCGCTGATCGACAAGTATCGGGAAGTGCGGGAGGCGTGCCTGGTGGCGAGCCTGAACCCCGACGGCTCGGACAACGACAAGCTGGCGGACGTTGCTTCCTTCCTGCGTTTCATGTCGGGACTGTATGACCAAGCCGCTCGCGCTGCGTCTTCTCTTTAA
- a CDS encoding TRAP transporter substrate-binding protein — MKRLHALAAAFAIAAALPAAAQTKWDMPTPYGPANLHTVNINQFAADIDKATAGKLKITVHANASLFKANEIKRAVQSGQAQIGEILISGYSNEDPIFGLDSVPFLATSYADAMKLWQVSRKVTEDRFAKQGLKILYSVAWPPQGIYTNKPIASVADMKGLKMRAYNPATAKIAELVGAQPVTVQAAELAQAMTTGVVNANITSGATGVDTKAWESVKYYYDTQAWLPKNIVFVSQEAFDKLDKPTQAAVLKAAADAEARGWKDSEEKAKGYLETLAKNGMTVAPPSPQLRADLKKIGDTMTADWVKAAGPDGQAVVDAFKK, encoded by the coding sequence ATGAAGCGCCTGCACGCCCTCGCCGCCGCCTTTGCGATCGCGGCCGCCCTGCCCGCCGCCGCACAGACCAAATGGGACATGCCCACGCCGTACGGCCCGGCGAACCTTCATACCGTCAACATCAACCAGTTCGCGGCCGACATCGACAAGGCCACGGCCGGCAAGCTGAAGATCACGGTGCACGCCAACGCCTCGCTCTTCAAGGCCAACGAGATCAAGCGCGCCGTGCAGAGCGGCCAGGCGCAGATCGGCGAGATCCTCATCTCCGGCTACTCCAACGAGGACCCGATCTTCGGCCTCGATTCCGTCCCCTTCCTCGCCACCAGCTATGCGGACGCGATGAAGCTCTGGCAGGTCTCGCGCAAGGTGACCGAGGACCGCTTCGCCAAGCAGGGCCTGAAGATCCTCTACTCGGTGGCCTGGCCGCCGCAGGGCATCTACACCAACAAGCCGATCGCCTCGGTGGCCGACATGAAGGGCCTCAAGATGCGCGCCTACAACCCGGCCACGGCGAAGATCGCCGAGCTGGTCGGTGCGCAGCCGGTCACCGTTCAAGCAGCCGAGCTCGCGCAGGCCATGACCACGGGTGTGGTGAACGCCAACATCACGTCCGGCGCCACCGGTGTCGACACGAAGGCCTGGGAGAGCGTGAAGTACTACTACGACACGCAGGCGTGGCTCCCGAAGAACATCGTGTTCGTGAGCCAGGAAGCGTTCGACAAGCTCGACAAGCCCACGCAGGCCGCCGTGCTGAAGGCGGCGGCGGATGCGGAGGCTCGCGGCTGGAAGGACAGCGAGGAAAAAGCCAAGGGCTACCTGGAGACGCTCGCCAAGAACGGCATGACGGTGGCACCCCCTTCGCCGCAGCTGCGCGCGGACCTGAAGAAGATCGGCGACACCATGACCGCGGACTGGGTCAAGGCCGCGGGGCCCGACGGGCAGGCGGTCGTCGACGCGTTCAAGAAGTAG
- a CDS encoding TRAP transporter small permease, which yields MRKALDFLYDAAGYLAAFFVLGIFVLMIAQTVLRETGMKSGGMDDLVAWFCAASAFLAFAHTFRYGDFVRVTLGIDKLPARARHWQEVASLAIASAFTGYLAFWAVKYVYESWKYHEMSTGLLVVPMWIPQMSFVVGATLLFVAVLDQLIVVLRGGKPIYVVKMEERHARGDYSEDM from the coding sequence GTGCGCAAGGCGCTCGACTTCCTCTACGACGCCGCGGGCTACCTCGCGGCGTTTTTCGTTCTGGGGATCTTCGTCCTCATGATCGCGCAGACGGTGCTGCGCGAGACGGGCATGAAATCGGGCGGCATGGATGACCTCGTGGCGTGGTTCTGCGCGGCTTCGGCCTTCCTCGCGTTCGCGCACACCTTCCGCTATGGAGATTTCGTGCGCGTGACGCTCGGCATCGACAAGCTGCCGGCGCGCGCCCGCCACTGGCAGGAGGTCGCCTCGCTCGCGATCGCCTCGGCCTTCACGGGCTACCTCGCGTTCTGGGCGGTGAAGTACGTCTACGAGAGCTGGAAGTACCACGAGATGTCCACGGGGCTCCTGGTCGTGCCGATGTGGATCCCGCAGATGTCGTTCGTCGTCGGCGCCACGCTGCTCTTCGTGGCCGTCCTCGACCAGTTGATCGTGGTGCTGCGCGGCGGGAAGCCCATCTACGTCGTGAAGATGGAAGAGCGCCACGCCCGCGGCGACTACAGCGAGGACATGTAG
- a CDS encoding TRAP transporter large permease translates to MELIEIAGLLLVFMFALLAGGVWIALTLAIVGFVCFSFFTGTPPGKNLFTAFWSSSSSWTLAALPMFVWMGEILFRTKLSQEMFDGLAPWLNKLPGRLMHVNILGCGIFGSVSGSSAATCATVSKVALPELMKRGYDEKVALGSLATAGTLGILIPPSITMVVYAVAADASIIRIFLAGFIPGFILMALFSGYIIVWALMNPEKTPPPGPSMTFMQKIKASGNLIPVTLLIVFIVWVLVTGIASATECAAYGVLGSLAIAWWSGSLTVRNFFESLMSATRVSCMIMIILAGASYLSLAMGFTGIPRALAEWVAAMNLSPYMLIGVLAILYIVLGTALDGISMIVLTSAVVLPMIQKAGFDLVWFGIFIVLMVEIAEVTPPVGFNLFVLQNMTGHDSNYIAKASLPFFAMLVVTIAIITIFPATVTWLPDVVMGIEKK, encoded by the coding sequence ATGGAGTTGATCGAGATCGCGGGCCTGCTCCTCGTGTTCATGTTCGCGCTGCTGGCCGGCGGCGTGTGGATCGCGCTCACGCTCGCGATCGTGGGCTTCGTCTGCTTCTCGTTCTTCACCGGCACGCCGCCCGGCAAGAACCTCTTCACGGCGTTCTGGAGCTCGTCGTCCTCGTGGACGCTCGCCGCACTGCCGATGTTCGTGTGGATGGGCGAGATCCTCTTCCGCACCAAGCTCTCGCAGGAGATGTTCGATGGGCTCGCCCCGTGGCTCAACAAGCTTCCGGGCCGGCTCATGCACGTGAACATCCTCGGCTGTGGGATCTTCGGCTCCGTGTCGGGCTCCTCCGCGGCTACGTGCGCCACGGTGTCGAAAGTGGCACTGCCCGAGTTGATGAAGCGCGGCTACGACGAGAAGGTGGCGTTGGGCTCGCTCGCCACGGCCGGGACGCTGGGCATCCTCATCCCGCCGTCGATCACGATGGTGGTGTACGCGGTTGCGGCGGACGCATCGATCATCCGCATCTTTCTCGCGGGCTTCATCCCCGGGTTCATCCTGATGGCGCTCTTCTCGGGCTACATCATCGTGTGGGCGCTCATGAACCCCGAGAAGACGCCGCCGCCGGGCCCGTCGATGACGTTCATGCAGAAGATCAAGGCCTCGGGAAACCTGATCCCGGTGACGCTCCTGATCGTGTTCATCGTGTGGGTGCTGGTGACCGGTATCGCGAGCGCCACGGAATGCGCGGCCTACGGCGTGCTGGGGTCGCTCGCCATCGCGTGGTGGAGCGGCTCGCTCACCGTGCGCAATTTCTTCGAGAGCCTCATGTCCGCCACGCGCGTGTCGTGCATGATCATGATCATCCTCGCCGGCGCCTCGTACCTCTCGCTCGCGATGGGCTTCACCGGCATTCCGCGCGCGCTCGCCGAGTGGGTGGCCGCGATGAACCTGAGCCCGTACATGCTGATCGGCGTGCTCGCCATCCTCTACATCGTGCTGGGCACCGCGCTGGACGGCATCTCGATGATCGTCCTCACCTCGGCCGTCGTGCTGCCGATGATCCAGAAGGCCGGCTTCGACCTCGTGTGGTTCGGCATCTTCATCGTGCTGATGGTGGAGATCGCGGAGGTCACGCCGCCGGTGGGCTTCAACCTCTTCGTGCTGCAGAACATGACCGGGCACGACTCGAACTACATCGCGAAGGCGTCGCTCCCGTTCTTCGCGATGCTCGTCGTCACCATCGCCATCATCACGATCTTCCCCGCGACCGTGACGTGGCTCCCCGACGTCGTGATGGGAATCGAGAAGAAGTAA